The following nucleotide sequence is from Triticum dicoccoides isolate Atlit2015 ecotype Zavitan chromosome 7B, WEW_v2.0, whole genome shotgun sequence.
AGAGATAGGAGTGCTAGCGCACTCAAGCTAGGACCCCCAACCACCACTGGTCACACCCCGAGCACCCCATTTCAAACAGAACAACACTTGTACTCTTCATTTCCATATCAATAAGAACACTTGTACTCTTCATTTCCATATCAATATTTGAGCActatattcaaaataaaatttaaaaaatttGCACGGTTGTTGTCCTGTGTAAGTTGTTATGTGTGACAATTCTACACATTACAAATCACATGGCAAATTCATATATTTTTGGTCTTTCCAAACATGGCAAATTTTAGGTCTTTTTCTAATGCTCCCATGGCAAGCATTAAACAATTTCTAGCATATTCATGACAATTGTTTAAATCTTTCTACTTTTCATATGGCAATCTTAGATTTTTTTTCCTTGCAGTTTTTAAGTAAAATCATTTTCTACACATTAAATTTTTTGTATGGACAAAAACATGTTTTTGGACAGTGGCAAAATTTTGTTTACGTGGCATGAAAAATATAATTGCACACATCAGAACATTTTATTTTGAACATAGCATGGTAAATTAATTTTGACCATGGCAAAATTATTACACCATGGAAAATTTATTTGACAAACCATGGTAATTTTTTTGAATAGCTTGGTAAATTACTTTGAACAAACCATGGAAATTTTTCTGAACATACCATGGAAATTTATCTGACTAATTTACACATTTTTCCTGTAATATGTTTTGCCATTATGTTATCAAACTTTTTTTTGGGCAATCCTGGCTATGTGGTCAAAACAAACAATTTTCAAAACATGCAATGCTCTTTTGAGAAACATTTCCACCCTTCAATTTGCCACATGACCATATAATTTTTCTAAATCTTGCTACGGTTTATTTACTTACACGGCCAAAATATTCATCGGCAGAGGCATACTTAGCTCAAGGTCGCTAGCCAGCAGTACTCTCAATCTTCCCAGGCTTGCCTCGTTTCAAGCAGTCAGTAAAAAGGAAATTGCATATTGCTCGCCAGGGTGGGAAAATGAAACTAACAAAAACGTCCGAGGGCAATACAAAAAAAATGACGACAGTTTTTCTCCGCCAATTTTTTTCTCACAGAAGGGATTTCTCACCAATTCAAATAAGGAAACCACTAGGATTTCATACAAGGTTCAAAAGGAAGCTTGTAAATGAAAAAAGAAATGGAGAATACGAATATCCACAGGAAGCACACTTTTATGAAAAATCCACCCATAAGCACAGATGCTATACACCATAGCCAGCAAGGGAGAAAGCATACTGAAGGTAGAAATTCGGTGGAATCTAGAAATGGCCATACATCATTGATGCAGCGTCAGAAATGGTGCCCACGTCCTCGGCCTGTTAAACTCCTTGGCTGCTGCGTCCATGAGTCTTCTCGATCGAAGTCGAAGAGGCTTCATTCCCTGTTCCTTCTGCAATGACAAAGAGAGTAAAGAAGGGAAGTTGATAAATCATCAGTATATGATGAGGCAGCAATAATATGATCAAGTCCTACTTTGGCGGTAGCACGCCAAGGATCATGTCCTTCATAAGAGAGGGGCAACTCCTGCACAAGTCATCAAAGCCGTCTGTGTCCACCACCGCCCTCAGGTTGTCCGGACACCGTAGGAACTCATAGCACGCCTTCTTCAGCCCATCACAGCCGTACTGCTCGGCGAGCGCAATGAAGATCGTCACAGTGCCCACGCCGATGTACCCGTGCAGCTTCTTCTCACACATCAGCCTCAGCCTGCGGAGGTCATACCTGTCCGCCGCCACAAGCAGGTGCTGCAGCAACAcgacgtcctcgtcctcctcctcattcACCGCCGGCAGCACATCGCCGTAGATGAACCCTAGCATTGCCTTGAACACCACATCGTCCATGTCGTCTATCTGCATGGCGGCGACAGTGGACGACATTCCTTCCTTCATTGGGCTGAAGAGTGCCGCCCTGAAAACGGTAGATCGGGCAGCCAGGACACAACGGTGGGCGGCGAATGTCTCGCCTCTGACCCGGAAGGCCACGTCGGTCCCCTCCCTGGACAGCAGAAGGTTGGTGAAGTTCCGTTGCATGTCGGACGGCGGCACGTCTATGAACTGAGAAGTGTTGCTTGTGGGATTTAGGACCACGATGTCGCACCGGATGGTGAAACTGTCGTCcctgaggcgtttcttcaaggtCTCAATTTCGATGTCCTTCAACCCGTTATGGCACTGATCGCAGCGGAGCTCGAGTATTTCACTGCCATGGATACTGGCGGGCTCTTCGTTGGTCTCGTCAGCAAAACTAAACTCGACGTGTGCCTTAACGAGACCGGCAGGGTTCACGTCCAGGAAAAGACCGAGTGATAAGGAACCGCCGTTGTCGACGAGATCGCAGTAGATGGACCACCTATAGCCTCCGACTGTGAAGCAACGAGACTCGATGGGACCGCTATAAGGCAGGGCTGGAGTGCGCGAGTAGCCTTCGATGACAAGCAAGTGGTAACCGCTGGCGCCGGCGGTGGTCGGGGAGATGGGAGAGCCCAGGAGCACGCCGCCGTCGACCACAGATACACCCACGAAGGACATGATGGATCGATGTATCTGTATTGCAGGTGATCCATGAACCCACAACACAAAATATATACTCCTATATACAGTAGTAGTCCCACCGAGAAATGATGGAGCCTGACGGTTCGATTCTCGTATGTGTTCATATTTGACACACGAGCAAGTGTGTACTAATTAGTTAGGAGATCGAAAGTCTCTTCGGGATCTGGTGCCTACTCCGGAGGCCGGACTCCACAATTATGGCTTCCACTTCCAAGTactacccggacggagggagtactactctctTCATTTTATTAGTCGAGATATAAAATTTGCCAGAAATCAAATTTTGTAAAGTTTGATCAACTATACAATGAAATTAATAATATGAAATTAATATCATTAGATGTATCATGAAactaatttttataaaataatatAATAATTTGTAGATATTAACATTTTTTTacgataaatttggtcaaactttgcgtGGTTTTACTTCAAACAAAATGCAAATTTTACAAGCAGTGTAAAAAGTTTTTGCGTAGATTGTTACTTTAGTGATCTAAGCCATTATATATTAATTTATAGAGGTAGTACGTAGTGCGTTTTAGCATTTTAGGATCTGTTCATGCAAATTGTTTGGTGTCTCACTGTTTTTTTGGTGTCTCACTGTTTGGTGTCTCACTGTTGATCACTCGGTAGTCAATAGTAATGATTTATGTCCTCATATTCTATTATTTTAAATTTGGCTGCTTCTATTGCATTTCATTTTCTAAAATAAAAAGCTAAAATGTATTCTAAATATAGAGGAAAAGGTAAATGTGGTTGCCTCTTTTTTCCTATTTGAGTCAAACTTTGGTTAATATGTATTATACCAGAAACCATATTGATTACTTCTATAGATAATCGAATGAAAGAGGACTCGTCTCCTCCCCCGCCACAGTGCCGGAGGGCGAATTCTTGAAACCACCTAGTCAATCCACCTCGCCGGCGGCGATTCACTGGTTCCCCTTCCCTCCGCCGGCCGCTCCAGTGGCGGGAGGGTGGGGGAACCCCGGATCTCGCCGTGTACATAGCGTAGGCTTGAGTATGTTGCTTACCGGCGGCGTCTTGCAGGCGGGACGCGGATTTTTAGAACAGCTGCACCCCGGCCCTGGTATCCTGGTTGTCCAATATTGCTTTAAGATCTGTGCAACACAACTAACTTTtcgtatgaaaatttctcttttttgtttctctcacataAAAGATGTCTTGAAGTTCAAACCTTTGCAGCGTGGCAAAGCTTTCcatctagaatctaggataaatctttcagaattttttgtcaaacataaatatacaaaaaaatgattttttacATTAAAAAATCGTTTTTGTATATTTATATTTGGCAAAAAAATCTaaaagatttatcctagattctagatgGAAAGCTTTGCTACGCTGCAATGGTTTGAACTTCAATATGTGTTTtatgtgagagaaacaaaaaaaaatGTGTTTGCACGAATGGCGATGCGCAGAATGGATGGCTAGATAGAGAGGGCCCCGGTGCAGCTGTGCTATTTTATATTTTCGCTTGCAGGCGGAGGCGGAGGTAGTCGGTGTTTTggggtcgtcttcttcctctccggcgtcGGCGTTCTTTGGAGCTTCGGCATCAAGCAGGTGACTTCCCCCCGTGCCCGCGGTCCTGGGTAACCACCCTGCGCGTTCCTTCCCCTGCTGGATCTCGGAGCGGCGGATCTAGATCAAGAAATCGAAGTTGCTGATGTTGAAGACCGGCGGTGCTGCTGGCTTGGCGAAGGATGGAGGCTCTCTGGAGTTCGAGGTTCGACAACTTCCCGTCCGTAGGGGATCATCTTCGTTCCAAGGTTTGGAAGATGCAGCGGGCGGCGCGTCGTTGGCATGTCTGGTTCCTCGCCGGCGTAACTGTGTTAGAGAAGGACCTGTGTGTTATTTCTTTCTTTGTGGGGTGTCCTTCTGTAATGTCTGGGCTTTAATATGATCAGTGGTTTTCTCAAAAAAAAGAAAGGGAAAAATATCTTTGGATTTCTGCAATGCATTATGAATCTGCAATGCCTTATGCTTAAGAAAACGCCTCTAATATACCTTTTTCCATATGGCATCTCTACACTCAACATCCGCCTCAAATTGGTACAACTACCAAAAATATATTAATGTGGAATATTAAGGCATCACAAATTTAGCATTCCAACGGAGGAATGTGAAAGCATCATAGATTTGGGGCTCATAGAAAATCTTTTTTTCGTTGGAGGGAAGGAAATTTAAAAAAATTGACAGGCATAATGATCACCATTTTTATCCAAAATTACAATATTAAGGAAGGGGAATGTTTCCCTGCGGCGCGCCGGCGGAACACTTGGACGGTCGCTTACGCTTCGTTCGATCCAAGGCGATGGTGCGGCCCACGTGTGGCCTCATCCTCTCAGCCCCACACGCTCCCTCTTAGTTATCCCATACGCTCCTTCTTCCTTATCCCCTCACGCACCACACATTTTTCTTGGTTATCCATTCATGCCCACCATTCATCCCGTGCACCTCTCTCTCCCCTCTGGCCTACCTTCAATCAATAGCTTGCCGGCGATGGAAGAGGTGTGTGGCGAGCTGCGGTCCTGGGGCTGCACACATGAAGCTGCGGATGTGCGGGAGCACCACTCTCGCTGAGCACGGACGCACGGTGCCAAAGCTACATCGACAACTTGGTGTTTCCACTTTTCAACCTAATACGTCGACGGTAGGATGGTATGCTGCAACCAACGGCCCCTACTACTACGACCAACGAGGTGGTCTCTGCCGTGAAGATGGATGACGGCTGCGGCGATTTTTGTGCTGGAACCCACGACTGCCTCTACATCAACCGGCCAGccattttgctggaaccagcatcGGTAATTGCTGCCATCAGTCACGCAATATGCTGGAAACAGACGCGCACTCGCCGGCGGCattttttttttgctggaaccagtcttTTGCTTTGTTGGAACTAGCATTTTTGTTTGCTACAATAAAATCAGGGGGAGTTCACCTTGCCAGTGTTTGATTTTGCTGGAAGTAGCTATCTTTTTTTTGCTACAAAGCAACCACACGAGTTCGCCCTGTTTACTTGTTTTTGCTCCATCCAATGTTTTGTTTTGCTGGAAGTAGCTATCATATTTGGTACAAATCGACCACACCAACTCTTCTTGTTTAGTTGTTTTTTGCTGGATCTGATGTTTTGTTTTGCTGGAATCTGGTATTTTTTTGCTTCAACCAACCAATGGAGGATTGTTGCTTTCAGATCCTTTTGCCAGACACGTCAGTGCAAACCGACCATTGCGGCGAGCCGGAACCAGAGCATGGCGATGAGCTAGAACTGGCGAGCTTGCTTTGCTGCAACCAGCCGCAGGCTGCTAGGATAAGCAGGGCCAGAAGCTGGAACAGGCGTCCAAATTTGCTAGAACGGGAGATCTGGATTGTTGCATCGTTCGCCACATAGGGGAACTACGAAGTTGGCGAGCTGGAATCGGCGGCCAATTTTGCTGGAGCCGGCATCTCGGCAAGCTGGAACCATCTGACGGCAGGCGATGGCTGAATGGCTGATTCGACGCTGACGGTGTTTTGCTGTGAGCAGTGATGGAAAAGCTTTTCACGGGAACCACTGAAGGCCAAGGCCCAGCACAGCCAGACCGGCCCAGGAGGTCTGCCAAGCCTAACCGACGAGTGGTTGGGCCAATGTGGAGCAAGTGAGGCTACTTAAGGCGCGTGCGAGCAACCAACTAGGGTATCGATAGATCACAGACTGAACCGGCGCCGTTGGGCGATgtatccctcctcctcctccgggctCTCGTCTCCCAATCCCCTTCTTGCTGATGAACCCTAGGACACTATTGTACCACTGATTTGGCTGAGTGAGAATAAATCGAACTACCTAGACCCTAGATTCGTATCatctggtaatcagagccttcaatCCCACAAAATGTTTCCCTTCCGGGTCTCGATCTGGCGTCAAAGACCCGCAGCCTCAAGGAGATCATGCCGGGGACGGATGTCCAGAAGCAGTTGGAGGAAGCGGTGGCGGAGCGGAGTGGCATCGCCAAAGCCCTCCTATCAATCCAGCAAACACTGGATCGGATGGCTCCCGCGGTCGCGAAGATGGAGCCGGTGGTCGCGAAGATGGAGCCAACGCTCGTCGCCCTCGAGCCGGTCATCCAGGACATCGCAATCTAGCGGCCCACAGTGGACGTGGCGGTGGGAAAGCTTCAGGCAGATCTCGACGATATCCGGGCGCAGTTGGAGAAGATCGCATCGGGCGCCTCGCCCATCAACAAGCCGACGCCAGATCTTGTTACGGCGGACGCTCCACACATCAACATCGGGCAAAGTGACGACAGTCACTGGCACATTGGCCACCGTGGGGCTTTACTTTTATGGGTTTCGGCTAGTGAGGGATCGATCCTCATTACGCCGGTCCCCGCCAATGGTATGTTCCGGACCCCATTTCCTCCTCCCCCTCCCATTGAATTGGGTGGtagcacactagtagaaaacagggcatttgtcccggttcgtcagggcctttagtcccggttcatgaaccgggactaatgggtcgttactaatacctcccccctttagtcccggttcaaacacgaaccgggacagatggtcctccacgtggccggtgcgccaagcccaggcaggggggcctttggtcccggttggtggcaccaactgggatcaAAAGGCATCCACGTgttagcattccagtggctgggttttttttttgaaaggatgggggggttgggggttttgggggggttaatttaggtgtttcatatattgtgttagctagctaattaatagagagaagtgtcctcttttatgtccgtgcttggtcgacactacgtactatatacataagtgatcgagagaaccattgagtacagaagttcgtcatgcatactgagagaagtgatcgatcgacctctccttctccgagagattggtcgaacaacaagttttcgtatcatgtatccgacgctactggctacatacatgtacactatgtataagatctcttaattacaatcccctagcatttgaaatcaacttccacatggtattctccagctttattgatgacgtggtcaggaaagaatcccgccaattcctcttgaattgctttcatgcgatctggttctaggagttcattccgcatctgccacgtctaatttgaagaagggggttaattaatacatatatatgaatgaaactcaacagaaatgatggtgtaataaaattaaattgtgaatattattgcttacgcacttcatattgtcttttagagtagccccgcttgtttttcaaagtcgcgttgtggatgaactcgcacacgtagtatccacagaaatcattcccttgttcctaccacaagcactttacgagaaatagaggtcaatcaaactgataatgaagcattataaatggcattgatgaaagtatagctatagaatcaacgggagatgcgtgcaactagctagccagtagtacttactttcgggtatgtatatcgcagctccttcggcagtcccggagcttctgcggtgaactgttcccaaaccctgcaagacaaagaaaataattattattacttgagatatcaggaaatgaacaaaaagttgccgatatggtgcgttaatgatcgattgaacttacttgttgagcaattcagtcatgtccgcataggtttcgggatctttccgtctcaagtctaagacggttactagtccccgctcaagcttaatctccagaagaacatagtggtacctgcgcacgcatgcataactcatcaattacattactataacctcgctcgagtaataagggaaaccgaatatgcacacgacaggaacactcacttgccgttgtaaggaaagagtatggtatctttgttttgatttttgatcaacgatcgtagcaagttgtcctcggcctctttgacgtcctttttaaccagaaattcatctatgatatttgtgttaatgaacccaatatcataaatttcttgttttttgcactcgacgatcttcaatctgcatatatATTgatgataattaattataaatacatgcaatgaaagagccgagctatatatagagacttaatgacagaaatagtacttacacacagtagcaaaagaccattagtttatcgagggccttttgattgaagaacacgaagaactcataaaatggaacagtcaacagatcagttgcaacgaggtcgtgctcctctttaatattcagatacaaagcattcatccccccagactctctgcaggttttcatgtaccaattatggaatctttgcatcattgttgtcagagatttttcatctttgacgagaggcttccagtactcgtatctgtgttcgtccacctccaagaaatcaggaagttgatcgtcaggcagatAATCTTCAAGAtttccataaccggccaccgtccccggagcattagtgacgatgttgccgctagacacattgagcggggggcacgattggtttgcttgttcgccgagctggtcaatttttttcgcagctgctcgttctcttgaccttAGATGTCTGACAGtatttcccgaccgctccgcttggagatatgtctttgcagtaatgcgctcatagttggttctcggcagagactttgccggtttccttagagcatcgagagtgcgctttcctttcaccggatctaccttctcctccggaggtggatgtctctttgctttcaccccttcaaagaactccttcacgtgggtccgcacgatcgtatcgttttcctcctcggtcctctcatacGGTAATTTCtcaagaggcttgagaggtggaccataTCTGTAttacctcccgcctctggttgtgctgctagacgccggagcagacggag
It contains:
- the LOC119339651 gene encoding BTB/POZ and MATH domain-containing protein 2-like, with translation MSFVGVSVVDGGVLLGSPISPTTAGASGYHLLVIEGYSRTPALPYSGPIESRCFTVGGYRWSIYCDLVDNGGSLSLGLFLDVNPAGLVKAHVEFSFADETNEEPASIHGSEILELRCDQCHNGLKDIEIETLKKRLRDDSFTIRCDIVVLNPTSNTSQFIDVPPSDMQRNFTNLLLSREGTDVAFRVRGETFAAHRCVLAARSTVFRAALFSPMKEGMSSTVAAMQIDDMDDVVFKAMLGFIYGDVLPAVNEEEDEDVVLLQHLLVAADRYDLRRLRLMCEKKLHGYIGVGTVTIFIALAEQYGCDGLKKACYEFLRCPDNLRAVVDTDGFDDLCRSCPSLMKDMILGVLPPK